The following coding sequences lie in one Atribacterota bacterium genomic window:
- the mutY gene encoding A/G-specific adenine glycosylase yields the protein MYTKLLQWFHKEGRALPWREDYSPYSVWVAETMLCQTQVERVIPRYLLWMQYFPDVFTLSKVPLEELLRVWEGLGYYTRPRYMHETAKELVKKFEGKFPEEYNALCKLPGVGRYTACAILSIAYNQPYPAIDGNAIRVFARILDLSLPVETKKAQTAIFDFGASLVQKGEARLVNQAIMDLGAMVCVPRKPRCVLCPVKEECFAFQRNTQCIRPVRRARTRETVEAVIVFYHRDGQVLVRKRPEKGFFGGLWEFPWQENASLDELIFKHGLSSGSVPEWVGEIDHGYCNRQVKARIFFIDVNGWPLSLGGYVWKHIDHLEQYPFSSFHRKAFRLFQKFIMGKRGMNT from the coding sequence GTGTATACCAAACTTCTTCAGTGGTTTCATAAAGAAGGACGGGCACTTCCCTGGAGGGAAGATTACTCCCCCTACAGCGTGTGGGTTGCTGAGACTATGCTCTGCCAGACTCAGGTTGAACGGGTCATCCCCCGTTACCTTCTCTGGATGCAGTATTTTCCAGATGTTTTCACTCTTTCCAAGGTTCCTCTGGAAGAACTATTAAGGGTCTGGGAAGGCTTGGGATACTATACTCGACCTCGGTACATGCACGAGACGGCTAAAGAGTTGGTGAAAAAATTCGAGGGAAAATTTCCTGAAGAGTACAATGCGCTCTGCAAACTTCCAGGAGTTGGACGCTATACCGCCTGCGCGATTTTAAGTATTGCTTACAATCAACCATATCCAGCAATCGATGGGAATGCAATACGGGTTTTTGCCCGTATCTTAGACCTTTCTCTTCCTGTAGAAACCAAAAAAGCTCAAACGGCGATTTTCGATTTTGGGGCTTCTCTGGTTCAAAAAGGAGAGGCGCGTCTTGTGAATCAGGCAATTATGGATTTGGGGGCTATGGTCTGTGTTCCCCGTAAGCCTCGCTGTGTGCTCTGTCCGGTGAAGGAAGAGTGTTTCGCTTTTCAGCGGAACACTCAATGTATAAGACCGGTTCGTCGAGCACGCACTCGTGAAACTGTGGAAGCCGTGATTGTTTTCTACCATCGAGATGGTCAGGTACTTGTTCGAAAACGTCCTGAAAAAGGGTTTTTTGGTGGTTTATGGGAGTTTCCCTGGCAGGAGAACGCCTCCTTGGATGAATTGATTTTCAAGCATGGTTTAAGTTCTGGTTCTGTTCCAGAATGGGTAGGAGAGATTGACCATGGGTACTGTAATCGCCAGGTGAAGGCCCGGATATTTTTCATCGATGTGAACGGGTGGCCTCTTTCTTTGGGGGGTTATGTTTGGAAACACATCGACCACCTTGAGCAATACCCTTTTTCATCATTCCATCGCAAGGCGTTCAGGCTTTTTCAAAAATTTATTATGGGAAAGCGGGGGATGAATACGTGA
- a CDS encoding alpha/beta hydrolase, whose protein sequence is MRIERWFTFFCLLVFSLMVIQEGRAQEQVSPFENGRFWRSDSGSLHYQIWFPPLPRGKVLLIHGLGGSTFSWRFAPSFLTQAGYVVVAIDLPGFGYSERVVGKVHESENRARLLLDFLHALDREVIPKSVANEKWHLVGHSMGGSTAFLMAMETPERFYSAVLIDAALGARSFHLLKIFTSFPLTKQCWITFIRNVFLSRSNIRRSLSSAYGRKPTAEEVEGYFRPLQRKGTARSLLSLTNQASFLRLSPFRGKPHPPFLLIWGEKDRVIPSKQAKRFQKFFPETPLYIIKGASHCPMETHPEEVYSLMVQFFSTQ, encoded by the coding sequence ATGCGGATTGAGCGATGGTTTACTTTTTTCTGTCTTTTGGTTTTTTCTCTGATGGTGATCCAGGAAGGGCGGGCTCAGGAGCAAGTGTCACCTTTTGAAAATGGTCGATTTTGGAGGAGTGACAGCGGTTCTTTACATTATCAGATATGGTTTCCACCCTTACCGAGGGGGAAAGTGCTCCTTATCCATGGCCTGGGCGGCTCAACATTTTCCTGGCGATTTGCTCCTTCTTTTCTGACGCAGGCAGGGTATGTGGTAGTGGCCATTGACCTTCCTGGTTTTGGCTACAGTGAAAGGGTGGTAGGGAAGGTTCATGAGTCCGAAAATCGGGCGCGTTTGCTTTTAGACTTTCTGCACGCTCTGGATCGTGAAGTCATTCCCAAGTCGGTTGCAAATGAAAAGTGGCATCTTGTTGGTCATTCCATGGGAGGCAGTACGGCTTTTCTAATGGCTATGGAAACACCGGAAAGATTTTATAGTGCGGTGCTCATTGATGCCGCCCTGGGAGCTCGTTCATTCCACCTTCTAAAAATCTTTACTTCCTTTCCCCTGACAAAGCAATGCTGGATTACCTTCATTCGCAATGTTTTTCTCTCTCGTTCGAACATTCGACGTAGTCTTTCTTCGGCGTATGGCCGAAAACCAACTGCTGAGGAGGTAGAAGGGTACTTCCGTCCACTACAGCGTAAAGGCACTGCTCGAAGCCTTCTGAGCTTAACGAATCAAGCATCTTTTTTAAGACTTTCCCCATTTCGCGGGAAACCTCATCCTCCTTTTTTACTCATATGGGGCGAAAAAGACCGCGTCATTCCCAGCAAGCAAGCAAAGAGATTTCAAAAGTTCTTTCCTGAAACCCCCCTTTATATTATTAAAGGTGCCTCGCATTGCCCCATGGAAACGCATCCCGAGGAGGTCTACTCTTTAATGGTTCAATTCTTTAGCACTCAGTGA
- a CDS encoding basic amino acid ABC transporter substrate-binding protein, producing the protein MKKWLIFILVFSLACVFGSGSVFASTLDDIKVRGKLIIGTDATYPPMEFHDEKGDIVGFDIDLGRAIARELGVEAEFIDTAWDGIFPALDAKKFDIIMSSTSITEERLKSKAMSDPYYVTSQAIAVKKGKESIKGPEDLVGKVVAVQIGTTGDLAVSEIEGVEVKRFDTIDKAYMEVMNGRADAVVNDLSEVSYRMKILPDMEIVATFREGEEKYGVTLRKDDTELLAAINQALQKIRESGEYDEIYRKWFGEVKR; encoded by the coding sequence ATGAAAAAGTGGCTTATCTTCATTCTAGTCTTTTCCCTTGCATGTGTTTTTGGAAGTGGGTCTGTTTTCGCTTCCACGCTTGATGATATTAAGGTCCGGGGAAAATTGATCATCGGTACCGATGCAACCTATCCTCCCATGGAATTTCATGATGAAAAGGGGGACATTGTGGGGTTTGACATTGATCTGGGAAGGGCTATTGCTCGAGAGCTGGGGGTGGAGGCGGAATTCATCGACACCGCCTGGGATGGAATTTTCCCTGCACTCGATGCTAAAAAGTTTGATATTATCATGTCTTCGACTTCCATTACTGAGGAACGATTGAAATCGAAAGCCATGAGCGATCCCTATTACGTAACTTCCCAGGCTATCGCCGTCAAGAAGGGTAAAGAATCCATTAAAGGGCCGGAAGACCTGGTGGGGAAAGTGGTGGCAGTCCAAATTGGAACCACAGGAGACCTGGCAGTGAGTGAAATCGAAGGAGTAGAAGTAAAGCGGTTTGATACCATTGACAAGGCTTACATGGAAGTTATGAATGGAAGGGCGGACGCTGTGGTTAACGACCTATCCGAAGTTTCCTACCGGATGAAGATTCTCCCGGATATGGAAATTGTAGCCACTTTTCGAGAAGGAGAAGAAAAATATGGGGTAACGTTGCGCAAAGATGATACCGAACTTTTAGCAGCTATTAATCAGGCATTACAGAAAATTAGAGAGTCCGGTGAGTACGACGAAATCTACAGGAAATGGTTTGGAGAAGTTAAAAGGTAA